In the genome of Caldilineales bacterium, the window GATCGAGGCGATCCTGGAGATGGGGACGCCGCGGGCGAAGTTTGCGATCGAGTGCAACCGGCATGCGCTGGCCGCCAGCCTGAATCTGCAAAGCGACCCTGGCCTGGGCCTGCCCGACCCGGTGGCGATGGCCGTGGCTCTGGACCCCAGCATTTGCACCCGGCGCAGCCGGCATTTCGTGGCGGTCAGTGGCGACGAACTGACGCGGGGGATGACGGTGGTGGATGAGCTACGCGTGACGAGCACGCCCCCCTATCGCGACCCCTACTGGGGGCCGCAGGAATCGGCTATCGATGTTTGCTGGACTATCGACGTGGGGCGCTGGAAAGAGATGCTGCGCCGCACGCTGACCCCCTGAGCGGCTATTGCATCCTCACCACCACATGGGCGTTTTTCCACAGGTCTTCCAACCGGTAGAAGGTGCGCTTTTCGGGCGAGAAGAGGTGGACGATGACATCGCCATAATCCATCAGTTGCCAGCCCGAGGCGCGGTCGCCTTCGACATCGAGCGGGCGCACACCCGCCTGGCGGAGTGCGTCGCGCAGGGCATCCACCAGGGCCTGGCTTTGGCGCTCGCTGGCGGCGGTGGCGATGACAAAGTAATCGGCCATGGGCGAGATCGCGCTGACATCGAGCAGGAGGATGTCGGCGGCCAGTTTGTCGTCGAGGATTTGGAGGATGGCGTGGGCCAGTTCTAGTGCGTTCAGTGGGCGCCTCGGTGAGGGGTGAAAGGGTGATGGGCCATGTTAGCACAAAGAGGGGGCACACCCTAAAGGCGCCGGAAGCCTCATGGGTGTAGCTTAGCAGCGATTTGACAGTCGCATGTCGATGTGGTCTACTCGATTTCAGCTTGTGGGAGGTTGACATGATCACATCGTCGCTTCAGCCAGGGCGGGGCAGACTCCGCCAGCCGGGCTTTACGATCGCTTTTATCCTTCTATTGGCCGTCGCCACAGTGATGGCGGCGGCCCTTTTCGCTGCGCCTCACAGCCGGGCGGCGGTCGGGCCAGATGCCGGCGCCCCGGCGGCCAGACAAGGCCCCGGCAACCTGCCGCCGATGGCCATCGTTCCCGCCCTGGCCGT includes:
- the rsfS gene encoding ribosome silencing factor, whose amino-acid sequence is MLQILDDKLAADILLLDVSAISPMADYFVIATAASERQSQALVDALRDALRQAGVRPLDVEGDRASGWQLMDYGDVIVHLFSPEKRTFYRLEDLWKNAHVVVRMQ